In Rhodococcus qingshengii JCM 15477, the sequence GCGGGGTCCTTTCCGAACAGCGTGCGGGCGGCGCCTGCGGTCACGACGGATCCCGTCACCACCACACCCGCCCCTGATACGGCCTCACCGGGTTCGGCGACCTGCTCGGCGATTTCGATCGCGACTTCCAAGGCGTCGGCAAGCACCGGCGCAACGACGACGCGCTCGTCGCCGAACTTCGCGACGGCGATGTTCGCCAGTTCTTCGACGTCCATCGCCCGGGGTGACCCGTTGTGGGTGACGACGATCTCGTCGAAGACGGATTCGAATGCAGTCAAGATGGCGTCGACGTCCTTGTCCGCCATGACGCTGACCACTCCCACGAGCTTGCGGAAGTCGAACTCGGCGGACAGTGCGGCCGCGAGAGCGCGAGCACCGTCTGGATTGTGGGCGGCGTCGAGAAAGACCGTCGGCGCACTCCGAACACGTTCGAGGCGACCGGGATTGACGACCGAGGCGAACCCGTTGCGGATTGCATCCTGATCCAGTTGTCGATCCGGACCGGCACCGAAGAACGCTTCTACGGCAGCGAGCGCGAGCGCGGCGTTGCGCGCCTGATGCTCACCGTGAAGGGGGAGGAAGATGTCGGTGTACACACCGCTCAAGCCTTGAAGTTCGAGCTGCTGTCCGCCCACCGCGATCTGGCGAGCAAGCACCTTGAACTCCGAGCCTTCACGAGCGACCGCGGCCTCCACCTCGACAGCACGCCGCAGCAATACCTCCATGACTTCGGGAGTCTGCTCGGCGATGATCGCGACGGTGTCCACCGGAACCAGGTCCTCGCGGCCCTTCTTGATGATCCCGGCCTTCTCCTCCGCGATCCCGGCCAGGTCGGTGCCCAGGTACTCGGCGTGATCGAGGCTGATCGGGGTGATCACCGCAACCTGCCCGTCGATCACGTTGGTGGCGTCCCAGCGTCCGCCGAGGCCGACCTCGACCACGGCGACGTCGACCGGCGCCTCCGCGAAGGCCGCATAGGCCATGGCGGTGAGCACTTCGAACTTGCTCATCGCCGGTCCCCCGGCTTCCTCCGACTGTGCGTCGATCATCTGCACGTACGGCTCGATCTCGCGGAACGTGTCCACGTAGAGCCGCGGCGAGATCGGATGACCGTCGATGCTGATCCGCTCGGTCGCGATCTGCAGATGAGGGCTGGTGGTTCGCCCGGTGCGACGATGCAGAGCCGTCATCAACGAATCGATCATGCGCGTTACCGACGTCTTACCGTTGGTTCCCGTGACGTGCACCGACGGATAGTTGTGCTGAGGCGAGCCCAGGACATCCATGAGCGCCTCGATACGAGTCAGTGACGGCTCGATCTTGGTCTCGGGCCAACGCTTGTCGAGTTCTGCTTCCACCAGCGCCAGTTCGGCGATGTCGACCGGAGTCGGAACCGAACTCTGAGCGTCGAATTGGGACGGTTCGTACGAACTCACTTGTCGGCCAACTCCTTCAGACGTCCCGTGATGCGCTCGATCTCTTCGACGGCGATCTGGCGACGTGTCTTGATCTTGTCGACGACGGCGTCGGGCGCCTTCGCCAGGAAGGCCTCGTTCGCCAGCTTGTTGTCAGCGGTGACGAGCTCCTTCTGCGCTGCCGCGAGGTCCTTTTCGAGCCGCTTCTTCTCCGCGCCGAGGTCGATGGTGCCCGAGGTGTCGATGTCGACAGTGACGGTGCCCTGGCTCAGGCGCACCTCGACGGAGATCGACGCGGTGAATCCCTCTTCGGGTTCGGTCAGCTTGGCCAGCGCCGCCACGTAGGCGAACTGGCCGTCCATGCCGGCCTCCGAGAGCCCGGACGCACGAGCCGGGACCTTCTGGGAAGGCTTGAGTCCCTGATCGTTTCGGAATCGTCGCACCTCGGTGATCAGCTTCTGCGTGTCTTCGATCCTGGTTGCGGCCTGGGCGTCGACTGCCTCACCGGACAACACGGGCCATTCGGCGACGACCACGGACTCGCCGCCGGTGAGCACCTTCCACAGGGTTTCGGTCACGAACGGAATGACCGGGTGCAGGAGGCGGAGCAGTGCATCGAGAACGTTGCCGAGCACGGCGCGGGTGTTCGCGGCGACGGCCTCGTCGGCGGCGAACTGCACCTTGGCGAGTTCGAGGTACCAGTCACAGACCTCGTCCCACGCGAAGTGGAACAGGCCTTCGCACGCCTTGCTGAACTCGTAGCGATCGAATGCGGCGTCCGCCTCGGCCTGGACCGTGTCGAGACGGTCGAGGATCCAACGATCGGCGTCGGTCAGTTCGCTTCGAGCGGGCAGCGGCGCGGGAGCAGCGCCGTTCATCAGAGCGAACTTGGTCGCGTTGAACAACTTGGTCGCGAAGTTGCGCGAGGACTGCGCCGAATCCTCACCGACGGACAGGTCGCTGCCCGGGTTGGCGCCGCGTGCAAGTGTGAATCGCAGGGCGTCGGCGCCGAAACGATCGACCCAGTCGAGTGGGTCGATACCGTTGCCGCGAGACTTCGACATCTTCTTGCCGTACTGATCGCGGACCAGTCCGTGCAGGAACACGTCCTTGAACGGCATCTGCGCGCCGGACTTACCCGGACCGGCGGTGATCGACTCGTCCTCGGACACGTAAGTGCCGAACATCATCATGCGGGCGACCCAGAAGAACAGGATGTCGTAGCCGGTGACGAGAACACTGGTGGGATAGAACTTTTCGAGTTCGGGCGTGTTGTCCGGCCAGCCCATCGTCGAGAAGGGCCACAGTCCGGAGGAGAACCAGGTATCGAGGACGTCGGGATCCTGGACCCAGCCTTCCGGCGCCGTTTCGTCGGGACCGAAGCACGCAACTTCACCCTCGGGGCCGTACCAGACCGGAATGCGGTGACCCCACCAGAGTTGACGGGAAATGCACCAGTCATGCATGTTGTCGACCCAGTCGAACCAGCGTGGCTCCTGGCTCGCCGGGTGAATGACGGTGTCCCCGTTGCGAACCGCGTCACCCGCAGCCTTGGCGAGCGTCTCGACCTTGACCCACCACTGCAACGAGAGACGAGGCTCGATGGCCTCGCCACTGCGCTCGGAGTGCCCGACGCTGTGCAGGTACGGGCGCTTCTCGGCGACGACGCGTCCCTGCTCGGCGAGAGCTTCGCGAACCTTGACGCGAGCCTCGAAGCGGTCCATTCCGTCGAATTCGGTTCCGGTGTCGGCAATCTTGCCGGTCTTGTCCATGATTGTGGGCATCGGCAGGTTGTGCCGCAGGCCCATCTCGAAGTCGTTGGGATCGTGAGCCGGCGTGATCTTCACAGCGCCGGTTCCGAACTCGGGGTCGACGTAGTCGTCGGCGATGATCGGGATCTGACGCCCGGTGAACGGATGATCGAGAGTGGTGCCGATGAGGTGCTTGTAGCGCTCGTCCTCGGGATGGACCGCTACTGCGGTGTCACCGAGCATCGTCTCGACGCGAGTGGTCGCGACGATGACGTGCGGCTCGTTGTCGTCGAGCGAGCCGTAGCGCAGGGAAACCAGCTCACCCTCGACGTCCTCGAACTTCACCTCGATGTCGGAGATCGCGGTCTGCAGCACCGGCGACCAGTTCACGAGACGCTCGGCGCGGTAGATCAGGCCCTCGTCGAACATGCGCTTGAAGACGGTCTGGACGGCGCGGGAGAGGCCCTCGTCCATCGTGAAACGATCACGACTCCAGTCGACGCCGTCACCGATGCGCCGCATCTGGCCACCGATGGTTCCACCGGATTCGCGCTTCCAGTCCCAGACCTTGTCGATGAACAGCTCGCGGCCGAAATCTTCCTTGGTCTTTCCGTCGGCAGCGAGTTGCTTCTCGACGACGGACTGCGTGGCGATACCGGCGTGGTCCATGCCTGGCAGCCACAGCACCTCGTAGCCCTGCATCCGCTTGCGACGGCTGAGCACGTCCATGAGGGTGTGATCCAGGGCATGGCCCATGTGCAGGCTGCCGGTGACGTTCGGGGGCGGCAGCACGATGGAGTAGCCGGGCTTGTCGCTGGTCGCGTCGGCCTGGAAGTACCCGGCGTCTACCCAGCCTTGATACAGATCGGCCTCTACCGCGCTGGGGTCCCAGCTCTTGGGTAGGGCGTCGGCGGGGGTCTGGGGGTTCTCTGGAGCTGCACTGGTCACCACTTGATCCTAATGACTCCCCCGTCGTGAACGAATTCGCCCGTCGGCCGCCGCAGCGCACACGAACGACTGCCCCGCAGTCCGGGGTCAGCCGAACAAACGATATTCACCGATCCGCTCCGCTGACAGGATCGCTCTGAAGGACGACCGACCAACGACCTGTGGAGCAAATATGTTGAACAACTGGAGTTCTCGCCGTCCCGGCGTTCGAACCTTGGCGGCGGCCGCGACGATCGGAGCCGCGGTTGCCCTCGTGCTTCCGGCGACTGCGTCTGCTGCCCCCGGCATCGAAGAAAGTGTGCAAGGAAGCATCGACAGTGGCAGCGCCACGATCAACGGAAGCGTCGGCGATATCGGGAACGACATCGCAAACGGCATCGCCAGCGGCAGCGTGGGTGACATCGTCGGCGGGATCGCCACTGGGAACCTCAACGACGTCCTCGGCGGCCTGAACGCCGGCTCGACCAGCGCGACGGACATCGTCAACGGCCTGGCCAGTGGCAACGTCAGGGACATTCTCAGTGGCCTGGCCAGCGGCAGCGGCGGCGGCGGATCGTTTGCGCCCACGCAGCGCTGCGACGCCTCGACCGTCTCGGGCGGCGCAGGAATCACCAGCACCAAGCACGAACTCGGCCGCGGTGGCCCGACCTCGTTCGTGCTCGGCTACGAGACCGAAAACGTCCCGGACCTGATCGAGGTGTACTACGAAGGTCGGTTGATCCACAGCACCGGATACATCGGCGACAACATCAACGAGGGAACTGGTTCAGCTGTCGTCAACGTGCCCGCCGGTGGGGCGTCGTCCGTTCTGGTTCGCGTCACGGGCCCTGACCACACCGAGTGGTCGTACACCGTTCGTTGCCCCGGCGCCTGATTCCGGTCCGGATCCACGCGAAGACGCTCGTGCCTCGTTCGGTGTTTCATCCGAACGAGGCACGCGCGGGTTCAGCCCAGAATCTCCGGTAGCGCGACATCTTCGCCGAGAACGTGCTCGGAGAGGAACGCGGTGACCACCTCGTACCAGATCTTGGTGTGCTGCGGCTTGAGCACCCAATGATTCTCGTCGGGGAAGTAGAGGAAGCGATGGTCCGTTTTCCCGTCGTCGTCGGCGGGCAGACCTGACTCGGCAAGCAGTTCGTACCAGAGTCGCAAGCCCTCACCGATCGGAACCCGGTAGTCCTTGTCGCCATGGATGACCAGCATCGGAGTCGTGATGTCCGCGACGTACAGATGCGGCGAATTCTCGACGGCCATCTCAGGCGACATCTCGCGCTGCCAGTACCAGGCAGCGTCCGTCGTCGGGCCGAATTGATCGAGTGCCCACAGACTCGCGTGGGTGACGATGGCGTCGAAACGGTTGGTATGTCCGGCAATCCAGTTGGCCATGTAACCACCGAACGAACCACCCATCGCGCCGGTTCGCTTGGGGTCGATCTCGGGCTGGGCGACAGCAGCATCGGTGATCGCCATCAGATCGGTGAAGGGCGCCTTGCCCCACTGACCCCACCCCCGCTGGACGAAGTCCTGGCCGTATCCGGTCGAGAGCGCGGGATCTGGTAGCAGTACTGCATAGCCCTTGGCGACGAGCAGCCACGGATTCCACCGCCAGGACCAGGTGTTCCACGAACCGAGTGGGCCGCCGTGGACCCAGAGAAGCAATGGCACCGGTGCATGCGGCGCGGCGCCCGTCGGCAGCGCCAACCAGCTACGCACCGTCGAACCGTCCTCGGCACGCGCGGTGATCTCGGTCAGTGTTCCCGGCAGCTCCGGCAAAGTGTCGGGCCCACGAAGTGCGGTGATCTCACCTGATCGCAGATCGACCCGCACCACGTGCGGGGGCGCTTCGTACGAGGCTCGCAACGCGTAGATCGACTCACCGTCCGGCGCCACTCGAACGTCGGTGTACGCCGCGTCGTCGGCTGTCAGGCGCACTGGTTGGCCCCACAGGTCGATGGTGAAGATCGGACCGCGGCCGCCGTCGTCAGCGGTGACGACCAGCCCGGATCCGTCGGGTAGCCAGGCAAGTGAGGTAGGCCAGCGATCCCAGCCGTCGGCGACGCCGGTCACGGCACCGGATCCGAAGTCGTAGAGCTGCAGAGTCATTCGTGGTGCGGACTCCGGTGTGGTGAGTGTCTCCCGGATGAACGCGAGCTTGGTTCCGTCCGGCGAGAGCACCGGGTTGTAGACGTCCGCGTCGGCCTCGTCGACAAGCCTGACTCGGTCACCGGTCACCGTGTCGATCCGAACCAACGTCGATCGGCGGGCGGCACTCGCATCGCCGACAGTCCACGTGGTCACGACGAAGAGACCATCGTCGGAAATCGTGGTCGACGTCTCCCGCAGCGCTGCGCCTGCCGTCGGTGTGATGTCCCGCAACTCGACGGATTCCTTCGAATCCGTCTCGGCCACAACCAGATGCGGATGATCGGGGCCCAGGTCGTGGTCCCAGTGGCGCACCGGATAACCGGTGTGCAGCATCGCCGTGACTTTCTTGTCCTTGCGCGCCGATCGCACCTGATCGTCCTGGTCGAGGCTGATCGCCGAAGCCATGACCGACGTCTGGGCCACGAACGTCGGCGCCGCCTTCGCCGCTGATACCGACGAGACACCACCGGGACGCGAGATCAGCAGCTGAGCTTCTCCGCCCGCCGCTGGTAGGCGCCAGAGTGCTGGTTGCGGATCACTCTCGCCCGGCACGGCTCGCGTGGCAGTGAAGAGCACGTCGCCGTCGAACGCGAAGGCAGCACCGGACTCGCTGGTCGAACCCCAGGTCAACCGACGCGCAGGACGCCGGCCTTCCGGGTCGATCTCCCACAACGAGGACACGTATTCGGCGCTCTTGTCGTCGAGAACGGCGCGCGCGCAGATCAGCAGCGAGCCGTCAGGTGACAACACCAGGCCGGACAACCTGGCCAGAGCGATGTAGTCGTCGAGTTCGTCGAACGGTGTGCCTGCGTGGAGCTCGGGAATCTGGGTCACCACTAGTTCGTATCACGCGCCCCGCGGTTGACGCATCATTGCGTAGATCGTCGGCCCGCCGCCTGGCATGACGATGTCACGGGTCACTTCGAAACCGAAGCGGTTGTAGTACGGGATGTTCGATTCCTTGCTGCTCTCGAGGTAAGCGTCGACATGTTGACGGTCACAACGCTCCAACCGAGAGTTCAGCAGCGCTTTGCCGTATCCCCCACCGCGCGCCGCGCTGCCGGTCCCGACGGTCGCGAGATACCAGTGCGGCGAATTCGGGTGTGCTCCTTCGAGAACGGAGCTGACCTCGGCCGCGTGTCGAAGCCCCCTGCCGAAGACACGCACCATTGCGGGCAGGCTCACGAGCCCGGAAATCCACGACTGCTTCCACCGCCCCGGCGGATCCCACAGAGTTGCCCCGCCGATCAGGCCGTTGTCGTCGGTGGCCACCTCGACGCCGCCCCCGGCGAGGTGGTGGTAACGAGCTTCTGCGGCAAACAGTTTCGTCAGGCGATCAGCCCTGGTGGCCTCGTCCGGCAACATCCACGCCATCAAGGGATCATCTTCGAACGCCTCGGCCAACACTGCCGACAGTGCCGGAATATCGGATCGGACAGCCGGCCGTACGTGTACACCCATGAGGCGAGAGTACCGCCGACTGTCCGAATCACTGGACTTTGAACAGCGCTGTCCTTGAACCGATCAGACGAGCAAGCCCGCAATCCGCGGCGGAATCTGTTCGAGCGCGTACGGCAAGCTCAGTACGGTGCTCCACGTCATGGCTTCGGCAGCAGCGTCTTCCAGAATGATCGCGCGGCCGTCCTTCACGACGTCGAGTTCCTGGTAGATCGGGGTCTTGTCCAGCTCCGCGCGAAGCTTGTCGCCGTAGCCGCCACCGGCGTACCAGACGAGTACGTCGACGTCCGCGAGCGAGAGTTGCTCGGTGCTGATCTCGGCGAAGTTACCCGTGATCTGATCGGTGACAGGCGGATTCACGAATCCGAGTTCGGTGAAGAACCGCACCTTCGGGTCTTCCGGTCCGTAGACCCCGAACTGCCCCGGCCCCTTCAACGCGCCGACCAGAACGGTCTTGCCGGCAAACGCCGGATTGGCCGTCTTCACGTCGGCGAACTTCTGGTCGACGCCGGCGATCAGCTCGGTGGCCTTACCCTGCTGCCCCAACGCTTCGCCGATGATGGTCGTCTGGTTCTGCCAGGGGATTCCGTAATCCGCGAACTCCTTGGGCTGCGCCACCGTCGGCGCAATGGCACTGAGTTTGTCGTATTGCGCCTGAGTGAGCCCGGAGTAGGTGCCGACAATGAGGTCGGGTGTCGTGGCAGCGACCTTCTCCATCTGAATGGTGGTGCCCGCAGTTCCGATGATCTCGGGAGTCGCCCCGTTCAGCAGCGGCTGCGCCCAGGGCCACACTCCGTAGGGGTAATCGCCGTACCAGTCGAAGGTTCCGACCAAGGTCCCACCGAGCGCCAGGATCGCATCTTGATCGTTGTATCCGACACTGACGATCCGCTGCGGATCCTTGGGCAACTCCGTAGCCCCGAACTTGTGGGTGATCGATTCCGCAGAGTCACCGCTGGGAGGTGTGTCCTCGTCGTTCGAACTGGAGCAGGCTGCGGCGAATGCCAGCAACGCTCCCGACGTGCCGATCAGAAATCCGCGCCGGGTCAGCCGACCTGCGTCCGTTCGATCCATGTTCCTACCCCTTAAAGTCTGCTGGTTCGGTAGGTAAGGCTAGCCGATGAAAGCTTCATTCCGGCTAGTTCGACCGGCCCATTCGATGGCAGTACCGCGCCGTTCGGGCCACTATGGAGACATGACGCGCCAGGGCCCCTCGAAGGACATCGACGAATCGGATCTCGAAGTCACGCACCCCAAGGACTACGCCGCCGGAGTTCCGGCCGTTCTGGTGTCGCTGCAACGAGGAATCGAGCAGATGGGAGCCTTGCGGACCGCCCGAACGCTCACCAGACTCAACCAGCGACACGGCTTCGACTGCCCGGGGTGTGCGTGGCCGGAGACTCCCGGACATCGCAAGCCCGCCGAATTCTGCGAGAACGGAGCGAAGGCTGTTGCCGAGGAAGCAACGCTTCGCACCGTCACACCCGAATTCTTCGCGGAGCACTCGATCGCCGATCTCGAAGGCAAGACCGACTACTGGCTCGGACAGCAGGGGCGACTGACGCACCCGATGGTCCTGACGCCGGGAGCAACCCATTACCGGCCGATCGACTGGGACGGCGCGTACGCACTGATCGCCGAACATCTGAACGGCCTCGCATCGCCGGACGAAGCGGTGTTCTACACCTCCGGTCGCACGTCCAACGAAGCCGCGTTTCTCTACCAGTTGATGATTCGCAGCTACGGCACCAACAACATGCCCGACTGTTCCAACATGTGTCACGAGTCGTCCGGAAGCGCACTGACCGAATCCATCGGCATCGGCAAAGGCTCGGTGACGGTTCCCGACCTCGAGAACGCCGATCTCATCCTCATCGCCGGACAGAACCCCGGCACCAACCACCCTCGAATGCTCTCGACGCTGGAGAAGGCAAAGAGCAACGGCGCCAAGATCATTGCCATCAATCCTCTGCCCGAGGCGGGATTGCGCAGGTTCAAGGATCCACAGAAGGTGTCCGGCGTGATCGGGCACGGAGTCGACATCGCGGACGAGTTCCTGCAGATCCGGCTGGGCGGCGACATGGCGCTGTTCCAAGGCCTGGGGAAGCTGCTGCTCGAGCAGGAAGATCGCGCTCCCGGGACGGTCGTCGACCGCGCTTTCGTCGACCGGTACTGCGCCGGTTGGGACGAATACGAGAAGCACATCCGCGCGGTCGATCTCGACACGGTACTCGAGGCAACGGGTCTGTCGATGGCACAGCTCGAGGAAACGGCTGCCGCACTTGCCCGATCCGAGCGAACCGTCACCTGCTGGGCCATGGGGATCACTCAGCACACACACGGAGTCGCCACCATCGAAGAAGCAGTCAACCTGCTGCTCATGCGTGGAATGATGGGCAAACCCGGTGCCGGCGTTTGTCCGGTGCGAGGACACTCCAATGTCCAGGGTGACCGCACGATGGGCATCTGGGAAAAGATGCCGGAAGAGTTCCTGGCCGCGCTCGATACCGAGTTCTCGATCTCGAGTCCCCGCAAGCACGGATGGGACACCGTCGACGCGATCCGCGCCATGAACGCAGGCAAGGCAAGCTTCTTCATGGCGATGGGCGGCAACTTCATCCAGGCAAGCCCGGACACCGCAGCGACTGAAACAGCGTTGCGTCAATGCGAACTCACCGTGCAGGTGTCCACCAAGCTGAACCGCAGTCACGTGGTCCACGGGCAGACCGCGATCATCCTCCCCACCCTCGGACGCACCGACCTCGACGTCCAAGCCGGCGGAAAGCAGCTTGTCTCCGTGGAGGATTCGATGTCCATGGTGCACCTGTCGCGCGGACGCCTCACACCGGTCAGCCCCTACCTGCGTAGCGAAGTCGCCATCATCTGCCAACTCGCCCGCGAACTACTCGGCAACGATCACTCCGTCCGCTGGTCGGCCTTCGAGGGCAACTACGATCTGATCCGCGATTCCATCTCACGGGTAGTGCCAGGCTGCGAAAACTACAACTCCCGCGTTCGAGAGCCAGACGGATTCCAACTCCCCCACCCGCCGCGTGACTCGCGTGAGTTCCGCACGCACACCGGCAAAGCCAACTTCGGCGTGAACGACCTGCACTGGATACCCACTCCGAGTGGGCGCCTGATTCTGCAGACGATGCGCAGCCACGACCAGTACAACACCACGATCTACGGCCTCGACGACAGATACCGCGGCATCAAGGGCGGACGCAAAGTCATCCTCGTCAACGCCGAAGACATCACCGCGCTCGGATTCCGTGACGGCGATCTCGTCGACATCGTGTCCGAGTGGACAACACCCGACGGCACACTCGAAGAGCGTCGGGTCACGGAATTCCGCATCGTCTCCTACGACACCCCGCGCGGCAATGCTGCGGCGTACTACCCCGAGACAAATCCGCTCGTTCCCCTCGAACACGTTGCAGCCAAGTCGAACACGCCGGTGTCGAAGGCCGTCACCGTTCGACTCGAAGCATCGGGCGCCTGAGATGGGACGAGTCACCGCACGAACACCGGTCGTTCGAATCTCGGGTGATCGGGTCGTCACGCGCCCCGACACGCTGGCCGTCGAGGAACCACTCGAAATGAGAGTTGGCGGTCAGGTGCTGGCAGTGACGATGCGGACCCCCGGCAACGACGTCGATCTCGTGCACGGATTCCTTCTCAGCGAAGGTGTCATCGCCACCCGCGACGACGTGAGCGTCGTCCGCTACTGCGACGGCGTCGACGAATCCGGTGCGAACACGTACAACGTCCTCGACATCGCTCTCGCTCCCGGAGTGCCGTTGCCCGACCACACCACCGACCGCAACACCGTCGTCAGTTCCGCGTGCGGAGTGTGCGGCAAGACCTCGCTCGACGCCGTCCGAACCACGACGCGACATCCGCTGGTCGGTGACACGACTTCCGTCACCTCGACCATCCTGTCGGCCATGCCGGTCACACTGCGGGAGAGCCAACGGATCTTCGAGCGCACCGGTGGCCTGCACGCGGCCGGATTGTTCACCGCCACCGGCGAACTCCTTGCACTGCGCGAGGATGTCGGCCGTCACAACGCCGTCGACAAGGTGATCGGTTGGGCCATCACCGACGGCCGAGTGCCCCTCTACGACACGATCTTGATCGTCAGCGGGCGGGCGTCGTTCGAACTCGTCCAGAAGGCCGTCATGGCCGGCATTCCGATCCTCGGTGCTGTCTCCGCGCCGTCGTCGCTGGCCGTGGAACTAGCGCAGGAGTCCGGGCTGACTCTCGCCGGTTTCATCCGCGGCGATTCGATGAACGTCTACTCGCACCCGCACCGAGTCGAGGTCACGTCGAACTCGCACGCAACTGAGCCGACAGTCGCACAGCGGAGTTGACCTCCCCGTA encodes:
- a CDS encoding S9 family peptidase — translated: MTQIPELHAGTPFDELDDYIALARLSGLVLSPDGSLLICARAVLDDKSAEYVSSLWEIDPEGRRPARRLTWGSTSESGAAFAFDGDVLFTATRAVPGESDPQPALWRLPAAGGEAQLLISRPGGVSSVSAAKAAPTFVAQTSVMASAISLDQDDQVRSARKDKKVTAMLHTGYPVRHWDHDLGPDHPHLVVAETDSKESVELRDITPTAGAALRETSTTISDDGLFVVTTWTVGDASAARRSTLVRIDTVTGDRVRLVDEADADVYNPVLSPDGTKLAFIRETLTTPESAPRMTLQLYDFGSGAVTGVADGWDRWPTSLAWLPDGSGLVVTADDGGRGPIFTIDLWGQPVRLTADDAAYTDVRVAPDGESIYALRASYEAPPHVVRVDLRSGEITALRGPDTLPELPGTLTEITARAEDGSTVRSWLALPTGAAPHAPVPLLLWVHGGPLGSWNTWSWRWNPWLLVAKGYAVLLPDPALSTGYGQDFVQRGWGQWGKAPFTDLMAITDAAVAQPEIDPKRTGAMGGSFGGYMANWIAGHTNRFDAIVTHASLWALDQFGPTTDAAWYWQREMSPEMAVENSPHLYVADITTPMLVIHGDKDYRVPIGEGLRLWYELLAESGLPADDDGKTDHRFLYFPDENHWVLKPQHTKIWYEVVTAFLSEHVLGEDVALPEILG
- a CDS encoding iron-siderophore ABC transporter substrate-binding protein, producing the protein MDRTDAGRLTRRGFLIGTSGALLAFAAACSSSNDEDTPPSGDSAESITHKFGATELPKDPQRIVSVGYNDQDAILALGGTLVGTFDWYGDYPYGVWPWAQPLLNGATPEIIGTAGTTIQMEKVAATTPDLIVGTYSGLTQAQYDKLSAIAPTVAQPKEFADYGIPWQNQTTIIGEALGQQGKATELIAGVDQKFADVKTANPAFAGKTVLVGALKGPGQFGVYGPEDPKVRFFTELGFVNPPVTDQITGNFAEISTEQLSLADVDVLVWYAGGGYGDKLRAELDKTPIYQELDVVKDGRAIILEDAAAEAMTWSTVLSLPYALEQIPPRIAGLLV
- a CDS encoding FdhF/YdeP family oxidoreductase, which codes for MTRQGPSKDIDESDLEVTHPKDYAAGVPAVLVSLQRGIEQMGALRTARTLTRLNQRHGFDCPGCAWPETPGHRKPAEFCENGAKAVAEEATLRTVTPEFFAEHSIADLEGKTDYWLGQQGRLTHPMVLTPGATHYRPIDWDGAYALIAEHLNGLASPDEAVFYTSGRTSNEAAFLYQLMIRSYGTNNMPDCSNMCHESSGSALTESIGIGKGSVTVPDLENADLILIAGQNPGTNHPRMLSTLEKAKSNGAKIIAINPLPEAGLRRFKDPQKVSGVIGHGVDIADEFLQIRLGGDMALFQGLGKLLLEQEDRAPGTVVDRAFVDRYCAGWDEYEKHIRAVDLDTVLEATGLSMAQLEETAAALARSERTVTCWAMGITQHTHGVATIEEAVNLLLMRGMMGKPGAGVCPVRGHSNVQGDRTMGIWEKMPEEFLAALDTEFSISSPRKHGWDTVDAIRAMNAGKASFFMAMGGNFIQASPDTAATETALRQCELTVQVSTKLNRSHVVHGQTAIILPTLGRTDLDVQAGGKQLVSVEDSMSMVHLSRGRLTPVSPYLRSEVAIICQLARELLGNDHSVRWSAFEGNYDLIRDSISRVVPGCENYNSRVREPDGFQLPHPPRDSREFRTHTGKANFGVNDLHWIPTPSGRLILQTMRSHDQYNTTIYGLDDRYRGIKGGRKVILVNAEDITALGFRDGDLVDIVSEWTTPDGTLEERRVTEFRIVSYDTPRGNAAAYYPETNPLVPLEHVAAKSNTPVSKAVTVRLEASGA
- a CDS encoding GNAT family N-acetyltransferase; this translates as MGVHVRPAVRSDIPALSAVLAEAFEDDPLMAWMLPDEATRADRLTKLFAAEARYHHLAGGGVEVATDDNGLIGGATLWDPPGRWKQSWISGLVSLPAMVRVFGRGLRHAAEVSSVLEGAHPNSPHWYLATVGTGSAARGGGYGKALLNSRLERCDRQHVDAYLESSKESNIPYYNRFGFEVTRDIVMPGGGPTIYAMMRQPRGA
- the folC gene encoding bifunctional tetrahydrofolate synthase/dihydrofolate synthase, encoding MSSYEPSQFDAQSSVPTPVDIAELALVEAELDKRWPETKIEPSLTRIEALMDVLGSPQHNYPSVHVTGTNGKTSVTRMIDSLMTALHRRTGRTTSPHLQIATERISIDGHPISPRLYVDTFREIEPYVQMIDAQSEEAGGPAMSKFEVLTAMAYAAFAEAPVDVAVVEVGLGGRWDATNVIDGQVAVITPISLDHAEYLGTDLAGIAEEKAGIIKKGREDLVPVDTVAIIAEQTPEVMEVLLRRAVEVEAAVAREGSEFKVLARQIAVGGQQLELQGLSGVYTDIFLPLHGEHQARNAALALAAVEAFFGAGPDRQLDQDAIRNGFASVVNPGRLERVRSAPTVFLDAAHNPDGARALAAALSAEFDFRKLVGVVSVMADKDVDAILTAFESVFDEIVVTHNGSPRAMDVEELANIAVAKFGDERVVVAPVLADALEVAIEIAEQVAEPGEAVSGAGVVVTGSVVTAGAARTLFGKDPA
- a CDS encoding valine--tRNA ligase is translated as MTSAAPENPQTPADALPKSWDPSAVEADLYQGWVDAGYFQADATSDKPGYSIVLPPPNVTGSLHMGHALDHTLMDVLSRRKRMQGYEVLWLPGMDHAGIATQSVVEKQLAADGKTKEDFGRELFIDKVWDWKRESGGTIGGQMRRIGDGVDWSRDRFTMDEGLSRAVQTVFKRMFDEGLIYRAERLVNWSPVLQTAISDIEVKFEDVEGELVSLRYGSLDDNEPHVIVATTRVETMLGDTAVAVHPEDERYKHLIGTTLDHPFTGRQIPIIADDYVDPEFGTGAVKITPAHDPNDFEMGLRHNLPMPTIMDKTGKIADTGTEFDGMDRFEARVKVREALAEQGRVVAEKRPYLHSVGHSERSGEAIEPRLSLQWWVKVETLAKAAGDAVRNGDTVIHPASQEPRWFDWVDNMHDWCISRQLWWGHRIPVWYGPEGEVACFGPDETAPEGWVQDPDVLDTWFSSGLWPFSTMGWPDNTPELEKFYPTSVLVTGYDILFFWVARMMMFGTYVSEDESITAGPGKSGAQMPFKDVFLHGLVRDQYGKKMSKSRGNGIDPLDWVDRFGADALRFTLARGANPGSDLSVGEDSAQSSRNFATKLFNATKFALMNGAAPAPLPARSELTDADRWILDRLDTVQAEADAAFDRYEFSKACEGLFHFAWDEVCDWYLELAKVQFAADEAVAANTRAVLGNVLDALLRLLHPVIPFVTETLWKVLTGGESVVVAEWPVLSGEAVDAQAATRIEDTQKLITEVRRFRNDQGLKPSQKVPARASGLSEAGMDGQFAYVAALAKLTEPEEGFTASISVEVRLSQGTVTVDIDTSGTIDLGAEKKRLEKDLAAAQKELVTADNKLANEAFLAKAPDAVVDKIKTRRQIAVEEIERITGRLKELADK